The Nitrososphaerota archaeon sequence AAAAATCGAACTTCAAATATTAAAAAAACTAGAAAACTTAGGAATGGATATTTGTAATGAAATAGATAATAAACATTTTCCTTTAATAGAAATTCCAAGTAGGTCAACATCAAATATTGTTTATGATCCAAAAATAAGACAATATGTTTTAGGTGATAAAAAAATACAAAGATCTGCACGTAATATAAGACATTTAAGACCATTTGCTCAATTTCTTTGGTTAGCTACTTTTGCAAAAGATTTAATTTTAACGGATAAAACATCAACTCTTAGAGATGCATTCTATAATGCTTTAGGCTTTGGAATAGATTTTAAGGATCAAGCTGAAAGTGATGATACAATAATGGATTTAGAAGCCTTTCTGAATACTCCACGTGAAAATTTTCATATTTTCCCAGAGGAAAGATCATCTGTTTTTGGGCCATTAGTAGTTGAATTTACTACTAGAGGTTACGAAGGGAGGAGGCTTGATCTAACTTCAATTCCAGATGGTGCAATGATAGGTCCAAGTATGGCAAAAGCAGAATTTGTAAAATGTAATGCTAAAATGGTTTTAGTTGTAGAAAAAGGTGCAGTTTATCAGAGATTCTTAGAAGAAAAAGCACATGAAAAATTTAAAGCAATATTGGTACATACTGCTGGTCAAGCTCCTAGAGCTACGAGACATTTTATAAGAAGATTAAATCACGAACTTAATCTTCCAATATATATATTCACCGATGCAGATGTTTTTGGAATGCACATAGCTTCAGTTCTCATATATGGCTCTGCATTATCAGCACATATAACAGAATTAAATATTCCAGACGCTGTTTGGGCCGGAGTATATGCAAGTGACATTGAAAGATATAAATTACCTGCAATGAAATTAACAAATATAGATGTTAAACGTTTAAAAGAACTTGAAAGAGATCCACGTTATCAAAAAGATCCATGGAAAAAAGAAATAAATGTTTTTTGGAAAATTCAAAAAAAGGCGGAGCTTGAAGCTTTCTCTAGGTATGGATTACCATTTATTGTTAATGAATTTTTACCAGAAAGATTAGCTGAAATACAAAAGAAATAAATTTCATTTTAAAAATATTTATAATAGTAGTATTTTATTAAAACATTAATGCAAAACTTAGAAAAATTTTTTAAGGATATTGAAAATTCAATAAAAAAAATTAAAGATTTTAAAGGGAAAGAAGCTTTTATAATACATCATGATGAAGCAGATGGAATATGCTCCGCAGCAATAGTGAAGAAAACACTTGAAGAGTATGGTTTTTCTATTAAAACTCTATGTTTAGAAAAATTGTTTCCTGAAGTAATTGAGAAATTACACTCTAGAAATAACTTTCTATATATTTACACAGATATAGGTTCTGCACATGTAGAAAAAATTTCTAAAATAAATGAAGAAAAAAATTTAACGATTATTTTAGATCATCATGATACAACATATTGTGATAATCCATCAATCCATAATATAAATCCAGAACTTTATGGATTAAGTGGAGAAAAAGATGCTTCAGCTTCAACTATTGCTTATTTTTTCTCAAAAAAATTTAATGAAAAAAATAAAAAATTATCATATTTAGCAATAATAGGTTCAGCTGAAATTCCTATGATCACTGGCTTAAATAAAGAAGTTATTAAAGATGCTTTAAATGAAAAAATCATAGAAATTTTAAAAACTAAAAAAGAAGAAGATATTAAAATTCTATCATTAGGTAAACCCTTATCTTATAAAAGATTATCTACGCTTTTATCAATAATAGGTTCAGTTGGATATTATAGAGGAGGACCAGAAAAAGGAATTAAAATATGTTTAGAGGGAATGGATGAGAAAACAGAAAATGAAATTAAAAAACTTGAAGAAGAAAGAAAGGAAGCTAATAAAAGAATGTTATTAGAATTGTATAAAAAAGGTTTAGAAAAATTATCTTATATACAATGGTTTCATGCAAAAGATAATTTTAAAGGAATGGGAACAAAAGTTATTGGAAGCTTTTGTTCTTATTTAAGTTTTCAAAAGAGAATAGTTGATCAAGATAAATACTTAATAGGAATAATGAATATGTCTTCAATAATACCAAATTTTGGAAATCTTGAAAAAAATTATGTAAAAGTTTCTGCACGTGCACCAAAACAATTATCAATTTTAATAGAAGAAGGAAAAGCTTTACCATTATCAAAAATTCTTCCAGAAGCATGCAGTCTCTATCAAGGTTTTGGAGATGGGCATAGTGTAGCAGCTTCAGGGGTAATATTAAATGGGAAAGAAAAAGAATTCATAGAAACTTTAAATGAATTAGCTAAAGGAAAATAAATAGTGATTATAGCAATTTTACTTTTTTATAATTTTAAGTAATGATATATATAAAAAAGTTTCATTTTTAAAATTTTTATAATAATGAATAATAAATAAATATGTGTTAAGAGGTATATTTTATTTTTGCGATTTTGATGAAAAGAGAAATAAATTAAGAATATTTTTAAAAAATGGAGAAAAAACAATCATTGCTTATTCAAAAAATTATAAACCATATTTCTATATATTAAATAAAAAAGCCTCAATAGAAAATATCGAAAAAATATTAAATGAGAAAAAATATAAAGTAATTTCCTATTTTGAAAAAGATTATAAAATAATTAATGGAGAAAAAGTTGAAGTATTAAAAATTTTTACAGATAGAATTGAAGATAGAAGAAAAATAGCTAAAGAAATAGGTTTTGAAACAACTTATGATAAAATACCTGCTTGGCAACAATTCATTTTAGATAATAATATAACACCATTATCAATCGTTGAAATCGATTCAAATGAATTTTCAAACATAAAAGAAGTTGAAATACCACAAGAAATTAATCTTAAAAAATTATACTTTACAACAATAATTTATTCTGAACATGGTTATCCAAAAATAGGCGAGGATCAAATACTAGTAATTGCATGTTTAACAGATTCTGGAGAAAAAATATTCATAAATCAAAAAAATGATAAAGAAATAATAGAAGATTTTTTCAATTTTATTAAAGAATACGATCCAGATATAATAATTGGTTATGGACAAGATATAATTGATTGGCCATATATTATAGCAAGAGCAAAGAAAAATGGAATAAAAATAGATATTTCAAAAGACGGTTCAGAAATAATTGAAACAGGGAAATATTTTAGAGGAATGATATTAAAAGAAACATACATTGCAGGAAGAATAAATTTTGATTTATTTGCAATTGCTTGGAGAGATTTTCCATATTTACCAACAAAATCATTATTTGAAATTGCTGAAGAATTAGGTATAAAGGATTTAGAAGAAATACCTGAATATGAAATTGGAAAACTTTGGAAGAGTGAAAATGGAAAAAATAAAATTATAGAATATGCTATAAAAAAAGTTAAATTAATAAAAAAAGTTTCAGATGAGTTACTACCATTTCAATTTGAATTAGCAAAATTGGTAAAAGTAATGCCAAACAATGTTATAAGAATGACTATGGGTGAAATAGTTGATAGTTTAATTTTAGAAAAAGCATGGAAAAAGAACATTCTTTTACCTGAAAGACCTGAGAAAACTATGAAAATAGAAGCAGAAGAGTACATTGGGGGTTATGTTTGGCTAAAATCTCCTGGTATATATGAAAATGTAGTATATATCGACGTAGCTTCAATGTATCCTTCTATAATTCACGAATATAATATTAGTTTTGAAACAATTAATTGTAAATGTTGCGATCCAAATGAAAGTTTATTAAAACTTAATGATATAAAAGCAAATATTTGTAAAAATAAAAAAGGATTAATTTCAGAAACAGTACTTGAATTAATTAATGAAAGAAAGAAAATAAAAGAAGAAATGAGTAAATATGAAAAAGACTCTTCTCAATATAAAAGCTTGTATGCAAAACAATTTGTATTAAAAAAATGTGCTAATAGTATTTATGGTTACTTAGGATGGATTGGAAGTAGAGTATATAATAAAGAAGCAGCAGAATTAATTACTAAAATTGGAAGATATTTTATTAATGAAATAAAGGAAATAATAGAGAAAGAAGGTTTTAAAGTAATTTATATAGATACTGATGGTATTCAATTTACTAATGGTAAAATTGAAAAATGCTATGAATTGATTGAAAAAATTAACAAAAAACTTCCAATAACAATCGAATTGCAATATATAGCTAATAAAGCAGTATTTTTAGCAAAGAAAAAATATGCACATCTTATAAATGGAAAAATAGAATCTAAAGGGCTTGAATATATTAGAAAAGATTATCCAAAAATAATTAGAGATGCACAAAAAGAATTAATAGAAATCATTTTAAAAACAAAAAATTTTAATAAAGCTTTAGAGAATGTTAAAAAATATAGGAATAAATTAACTTCTAAAAATATTACAAAAGAAGATTTAGTAATAATAGAACAATTAACTAAGAAAATTGAAGAATATGAAAGAGTAACAAAAGGAGTTTCAGCAGCAAAATTCCTTAAAGAAAAAGAAGGGATAGAAATACATAGAGGACAAAATATAAAAATATTAATAATAAAAGGGAAAGAAGCAATAAATTATAGAGCTAGACCTGTTGAATTTTTTGAATTGGAAGATTGTGATATTGAATATTATTTAAACCTTTTTGATCAAACAATAGAAAGAACCTTTGAAAGCTTAGGCAAGAAAATTTCATTAAAACAATCAACTTTACCATTTTCTTAAATTTCATAAGAATTTCTAAAAAGTTCCTTTCTTATTAATTAAATCTAAATACCCATATAATATTCTCAAGCCTAAATCTATAGGAAATAAGTTTTTAAACTTCAATTTTTAATTTACTAAACATCTTTATAGCTTTATCGAATGGAGCATGTATTGTACTTATCATTTTTCAAAACTTTTTTCAATATAATTTTATTTATGCTATTATAATTTTTAGTAATTCTTCAATACTACTTAAAAATTCATGATTTAATAATTGATGATTTAGGAGTAATTAAAATGAGTTTAATAATTGCTTTATTTACTCAATATTTTAAACTTTATAATCCTTTATTAAAATTTCATGTATTACAACTTTCATATTAAAAACATTCTTTCTTATTTTTTTAAATAAACTTTTAAATTCTTAATACTTTATTTCTATTTGCTTAATTAGGGTGCTGCTAGAATTGAGAATCATCCTTATAGGATATGGAAATGTTGGAAAAAATTTTACAAAAATACTTTCAATAAAACAAATGGAAATATTTAAAGAACATGGATTAAAACCAAAAATAATAGCAATTGTAGATAAAAGTGGAGCTGCTATAAATTTAGAAGGACTAGATTTAGAAAGAATGCTAAAAGTTAAAGAAAATTATGGTTCGATAGCATATGATCCAAAATATGGATATAAAGAAAAAACAGCATTGGATGTAATAGAATCTTATGAAGCTGAAATAGTTATTGAAACAACTCCTACGAATATTAAAAATGGAGAACCAGGATTAACACATATAAAATCTGCTTTTAAAAATAAGAAACATGTAATAACTACAAATAAAGGACCTTTAGCTTTAGCATTACCAGCTTTAATAGAATTAGCTGAATATAATAATGTTTGTTTTAAATTTAGTGGAACTGTTGGAGGTGGAACACCTATCCTTGAATTGGCTAAAAAATGCTTAAAAGGAGAAAAAGTTATTTCTATTAAAGGGATATTAAATGGTACAACAAATTATATATTAACGCAAATGCTTGAAGAAAATATTCCTTTTGAAAAAGCATTAGAGACTGCTCAAAAATTGGGTTATGCTGAAGCTGACCCATCGATGGATATAGATGGGATAGATGCTGCATGTAAACTTGTTATTATAGCAAATTATATTATGAATAAAAAAATTACTTTAAAAGATGTAAATATTAAAGGTATAAGAGATATCTCTTTAAAAGAATTATTAGAAGCAAAAAATGAAGGATATAAAATAAAACTTATAGGAAGAATAGATAAAGATTTAAAAGTTTCGCCAATTAAAGTATCTGTAAAAGATCCGGTATGCGTAGATGGAACATTGAATGCTGTTACTTTTACAACAGAACATTCAGGAGATATAACAATTATTGGACGTGGTGCAGGTGGCATTGAAACTGCAAATTCAATAATAAGAGATTTAATAGATATAAAAGAAACTTTATTAATTAAGAGCTCATCTAAAAACCCTTAATAGTATTATTATGGATAATATTATTTAGTTTATTAATAAAAGTTAAATGTTTTTTAAATATAAAAAATAAAATGAAAATGAGTATATTCAAAAAAATTAAAAGAAAAAATAACTCCTCCTAAAGCAAATATTTCTATATCTCTTTTTCTTATATCTTCATAAGAACATATTAATAGCATTATTAAAGATAATACTTTTCTTAAA is a genomic window containing:
- a CDS encoding DNA topoisomerase IV subunit A → MSSEISKKSIKYTSQKIELQILKKLENLGMDICNEIDNKHFPLIEIPSRSTSNIVYDPKIRQYVLGDKKIQRSARNIRHLRPFAQFLWLATFAKDLILTDKTSTLRDAFYNALGFGIDFKDQAESDDTIMDLEAFLNTPRENFHIFPEERSSVFGPLVVEFTTRGYEGRRLDLTSIPDGAMIGPSMAKAEFVKCNAKMVLVVEKGAVYQRFLEEKAHEKFKAILVHTAGQAPRATRHFIRRLNHELNLPIYIFTDADVFGMHIASVLIYGSALSAHITELNIPDAVWAGVYASDIERYKLPAMKLTNIDVKRLKELERDPRYQKDPWKKEINVFWKIQKKAELEAFSRYGLPFIVNEFLPERLAEIQKK
- a CDS encoding homoserine dehydrogenase, which produces MRIILIGYGNVGKNFTKILSIKQMEIFKEHGLKPKIIAIVDKSGAAINLEGLDLERMLKVKENYGSIAYDPKYGYKEKTALDVIESYEAEIVIETTPTNIKNGEPGLTHIKSAFKNKKHVITTNKGPLALALPALIELAEYNNVCFKFSGTVGGGTPILELAKKCLKGEKVISIKGILNGTTNYILTQMLEENIPFEKALETAQKLGYAEADPSMDIDGIDAACKLVIIANYIMNKKITLKDVNIKGIRDISLKELLEAKNEGYKIKLIGRIDKDLKVSPIKVSVKDPVCVDGTLNAVTFTTEHSGDITIIGRGAGGIETANSIIRDLIDIKETLLIKSSSKNP
- a CDS encoding DHH family phosphoesterase; its protein translation is MQNLEKFFKDIENSIKKIKDFKGKEAFIIHHDEADGICSAAIVKKTLEEYGFSIKTLCLEKLFPEVIEKLHSRNNFLYIYTDIGSAHVEKISKINEEKNLTIILDHHDTTYCDNPSIHNINPELYGLSGEKDASASTIAYFFSKKFNEKNKKLSYLAIIGSAEIPMITGLNKEVIKDALNEKIIEILKTKKEEDIKILSLGKPLSYKRLSTLLSIIGSVGYYRGGPEKGIKICLEGMDEKTENEIKKLEEERKEANKRMLLELYKKGLEKLSYIQWFHAKDNFKGMGTKVIGSFCSYLSFQKRIVDQDKYLIGIMNMSSIIPNFGNLEKNYVKVSARAPKQLSILIEEGKALPLSKILPEACSLYQGFGDGHSVAASGVILNGKEKEFIETLNELAKGK
- a CDS encoding DNA-directed DNA polymerase, whose translation is MLRGIFYFCDFDEKRNKLRIFLKNGEKTIIAYSKNYKPYFYILNKKASIENIEKILNEKKYKVISYFEKDYKIINGEKVEVLKIFTDRIEDRRKIAKEIGFETTYDKIPAWQQFILDNNITPLSIVEIDSNEFSNIKEVEIPQEINLKKLYFTTIIYSEHGYPKIGEDQILVIACLTDSGEKIFINQKNDKEIIEDFFNFIKEYDPDIIIGYGQDIIDWPYIIARAKKNGIKIDISKDGSEIIETGKYFRGMILKETYIAGRINFDLFAIAWRDFPYLPTKSLFEIAEELGIKDLEEIPEYEIGKLWKSENGKNKIIEYAIKKVKLIKKVSDELLPFQFELAKLVKVMPNNVIRMTMGEIVDSLILEKAWKKNILLPERPEKTMKIEAEEYIGGYVWLKSPGIYENVVYIDVASMYPSIIHEYNISFETINCKCCDPNESLLKLNDIKANICKNKKGLISETVLELINERKKIKEEMSKYEKDSSQYKSLYAKQFVLKKCANSIYGYLGWIGSRVYNKEAAELITKIGRYFINEIKEIIEKEGFKVIYIDTDGIQFTNGKIEKCYELIEKINKKLPITIELQYIANKAVFLAKKKYAHLINGKIESKGLEYIRKDYPKIIRDAQKELIEIILKTKNFNKALENVKKYRNKLTSKNITKEDLVIIEQLTKKIEEYERVTKGVSAAKFLKEKEGIEIHRGQNIKILIIKGKEAINYRARPVEFFELEDCDIEYYLNLFDQTIERTFESLGKKISLKQSTLPFS